The nucleotide sequence AGCAATTATTAACCACTCAGTATCTGAATTTGTTTTAGACTTTATAAGTGTAATGCCAGGAATACCAAAAAGTAAGGTGAAATCTAGAATTATTTTAACACCACAACATGCTAAGCGTTTAGCAAAAGCTATAAGTGATAATGTAAAACGTTTTGAAAAAGCTCATGGTGAAATTAAAGATTACGAACAACCACCTATGCCCCTTAATTTTGGGCCAACAGGTCAAGCATAAAAAGAAATTAAAAACCCCTTTTTTATGCCTTGTTATTGTTTAGTTGATACTGTAAAGCACCAGAAGGGCATCGTTTTACTTGTTTGATAATACGCTTATAATTAGCTCCTTCGAGATTGATCCAAG is from Flavobacteriaceae bacterium and encodes:
- a CDS encoding DUF3467 domain-containing protein, giving the protein MADEKNTPKQGQINIELDEKVAEGTYSNLAIINHSVSEFVLDFISVMPGIPKSKVKSRIILTPQHAKRLAKAISDNVKRFEKAHGEIKDYEQPPMPLNFGPTGQA